The genomic window CCTGCTGGGCTTCCAGGATGATGGGGGACTGGCGGTTGCGCTCGCGCACTTCGATGACGTCCCCGACCTTGACCTGCAGGGAGGGAACGTTCACACGACGGCCATTGAGGGTGAAAATGCCATGCCGCACGAGCTGGCGGGCCTGGTTGCGCGAATTGGCGAAACCCAGGCGGTAGACGACGTTGTCCAGGCGGCGTTCGAGAAAGGACAGCAGGTTTTCGCCGGTGACGCCCTTTTTCTGGTCGGCGCGATGGAAGTAGGCGCGGAACTGCTCTTCCAGGATGCCGTACATGCGGCGGGTTTTCTGCTTCTCGCGCAGCTGGATGGCGTAGTCGCTCATCTTTTTGCGGATGCGGCCGTGCTGGCCGGGGGCGTAGGGGCGGCGTTCGTAGGCGCATTTGTCCGTGTAGCAACGGTCGCCCTTCAAAAACAGCTTGGCCCCTTCCCGGCGGCAAATCCGGCATTTCGCTTCTGTATAACGTGCCAAGGTCGTTCCTCCTCAGTGCCGCGGGCCGTGGCGGCGAACTGCCGGCGCACCGTTTCCCGCTGGTTGTCCGTTTCGGCCTGTCGGGCGACGCGCGCCCCCGCGGCGATCCGAAAATCGATCCAGGCCCCGTGCGGAGCCTGGCCAGATAACATCAGTGTCCGCCGACGCCCCGAGGCGCCGGCGACTCCCCTGCCCGATCAGACGCGACGCCGCTTGGGAGGCCGGCAGCCGTTGTGGGGGATGGGCGTGATATCGCGAATGTAGCTGACCTTGAACCCGGCATTGTGGATGGCGCGCATGGCCGCCTCCCGACCGGAGCCCGGGCCCTTGACCAGGATGCCGACGGTGCGCATGCCGTTTTCCTGGGCCTTGCGGGCGGCGTTTTCGGCCGCGACCTGGGCGGCGAAGGGGGTGGACTTGCGCGACCCCTTGAAACCAGCGCCGCCGGAAGTGGCCCAGCTGACC from Solidesulfovibrio sp. includes these protein-coding regions:
- the rpsD gene encoding 30S ribosomal protein S4, whose protein sequence is MARYTEAKCRICRREGAKLFLKGDRCYTDKCAYERRPYAPGQHGRIRKKMSDYAIQLREKQKTRRMYGILEEQFRAYFHRADQKKGVTGENLLSFLERRLDNVVYRLGFANSRNQARQLVRHGIFTLNGRRVNVPSLQVKVGDVIEVRERNRQSPIILEAQQVIARRGCPAWLEVDGEKLKGKVNALPTREDVQFPINEQLIVELYSK
- the rpsK gene encoding 30S ribosomal protein S11, which gives rise to MAKPRRTGKKERKNIPVGVAHIQASFNNTIVTFTDQKGNVVSWATSGGAGFKGSRKSTPFAAQVAAENAARKAQENGMRTVGILVKGPGSGREAAMRAIHNAGFKVSYIRDITPIPHNGCRPPKRRRV